One genomic segment of Acanthochromis polyacanthus isolate Apoly-LR-REF ecotype Palm Island chromosome 9, KAUST_Apoly_ChrSc, whole genome shotgun sequence includes these proteins:
- the LOC127535558 gene encoding homeodomain-interacting protein kinase 4-like encodes MERMMTSDGLFGTDSEYWTLLRMIGLLGVPPQHVIDAGRRSELFFQKMPDGLWQLKRPTECFGTHFDDAVYQFSSLDEIETVCSETDNLAEADERKECIELLKAMLQWDEKDRITPSGILKHPFITRSYLSSNSPTSSCDEPRPSTSLSITVKPADPENRINLTGLPDDESDLKSSKLEDSDTAKDTETSKDRNNDEDTKGNEKDQRRTKTKKKNCFERIFSWRKKTFCCCCCVQV; translated from the exons ATGGAGAGGATGATGACTTCAGATGGTCTCTTCGGAACAGACTCCGAATACTGGaca ctccTACGCATGATCGGTCTGTTGGGTGTCCCGCCACAACATGTCATCGATGCTGGACGAAGATCAgaattattttttcagaaaatgccTGATGGTTTGTGGCAgctgaag agaCCTACAGAGTGTTTTGGGACCCATTTCGACGACGCAGTTTACCAGTTCAGCTCTCTGGATGAAATCGAAACG gtgtgctctgagacggacaacctagcagaggctgatgagagaAAGGAGTGCATCGAGCTCCTGAAGGCGATGCTTCAATGGGACGAGAAagacagaatcacccccagtggtatcctGAAGCATCCCTTTATCACGAGAAGCTACCTCAGCAGCAActcccccaccagcagttg cgATGAACCGAGACCCTCCACCAGCCTGTCCATCACGGTTAAGCCTGCAGATCCAGAGAACAGAATCaacctgacaggcttgcctGATGATGAAAGTGACCTGAAGAGCAGTAAGCTTGAGGACAGTGACACTGCTAAAGACACTGAGAccagcaaagacagaaacaatgaTGAAGACACTAAAGGCAATGAGAAGGACCAGAGaaggacaaagacaaagaagaagaactgcttcgAACGCATCTTCTCCTGGAGaaagaagacgttctgctgctgctgctgtgtccaAGTTTAA
- the LOC127535554 gene encoding LOW QUALITY PROTEIN: zinc finger protein 239-like (The sequence of the model RefSeq protein was modified relative to this genomic sequence to represent the inferred CDS: inserted 2 bases in 1 codon) has product MSESHCDADTGKKSVPCDICGKTFKGKSKLKEHHRIHTGEKPFHCETCGKVFSQSCKLKVHMRTHTGERPYPCNICGKRFSDVSAFKKHSATHTGEKLYSCTTCGKSFSQSGNLKVHIRTHTGERPYPCNICGRRYNGILWLRKHMSVHTGDKPFVCNTXGKGFSDTSVFKRHAAIHKGEKPFSSEICGNGFSRGDHLLLHMRIHTGDKPYICNTCGKINLVTFQHLKVTQQNCVASGSLCLFCGSGTAQLLTETLL; this is encoded by the exons ATGTCAGAGAGTCACTGTGATGCTGATACAGGTAAAAAGTCAGTACCATGTGATATCTGTGGAAAAACCTTTAAAGGTAAGTCCAAATTGAAGGAACATCACAgaattcacacaggtgagaagccatttCATTGTGAAACATGTGGAAAAGTGTTCAGTCAAAGTTGTAAATTGAAagtccacatgagaactcacacaggtgagagacCTTACCCTTGTAACATCTGTGGAAAGAGATTTAGTGATGTTTCAGCATTTAAAAAGCATTCAgcaactcacacaggtgagaagctgtACTCTTGTACAACCtgtgggaaaagtttcagtCAAAGTGGTAATTTGAAAGTCCACATAAGAACTCACACAGGAGAGAGACCTTACCCTTGTAACATCTGTGGCAGAAGATATAATGGAATATTATGGCTGAGAAAGCACATGTCAGTTCACACAGGTGATAAACCTTTTGTTTGTAACAC TGGAAAAGGGTTTTCTGACACATCAGTGTTTAAAAGGCATGCAGCAATCCACAAAGGAGAGAAGCCATTTTCTAGTGAAATATGTGGAAACGGTTTTAGTCGTGGGGATCATTTATTACtccacatgagaatccacacaggtgACAAACCATACatttgtaacacctgtggaaaaataaatttagTGACCTTCCAGCATTTAAAAGTCACACAACAAAACTGTGTTGCATCTGGAAGTTTATGTCTTTTCTGTGGTTCAGGAACAGCTCAGCTCCTCACTGAAACTCTCCTTTAG
- the LOC127535482 gene encoding uncharacterized protein LOC127535482, whose translation MVKPADPENRINLTGLPDDESDLKSSKLEDSDTAKDTENNKDNDEDTEVKKKAQRKTKTKKKNYFQCAFSWIKKKCSGFCDKLKKNIQSSSSSSSEESTTSQRSEVSTGYTFVKEIGHGGFALVVECVKNDTEEHVAVKVPEWSNLDHEAEIMKKLVSHNSKQSNIIDYKGDIFIKNKRQLVFEKLDISLWDYLRNSQQQCHWNTSAQLLSRYDLLLSPYISLLEWC comes from the exons atggttaagcctgcagatCCAGAGAACAGAATCaacctgacaggcttgcctGATGATGAAAGTGACCTGAAGAGCAGTAAGCTTGAGGACAGTGACACTGCTAAAGACACTGAGAACAACAAGGACAATGATGAAGACACTGAAGTCAAGAAGAAGGcgcagagaaagacaaagacaaagaagaagaactacTTCCAATGCGCCTTCTCCTGGATAAAGAAGAagtgttcag GCTTCTGTGACAAGCTCAAAAAGAACAttcaaagttcatcctcatcttcctctgagGAGAGTACCACAAGCCAGCGTTCCGAAGTCTCAACAGGCTACACGTTCGTGAAAGAAATCGGACATGGAGGCTTTGCATTAGTGGTGGAATGTGTGAAGAACGACACCGAAGAGCACGTGGCTGTAAAGGTGCCCGAATGGAGCAATCTAGACCATGAG GCGGAAATCATGAAAAAGCTCGTGAGCCACAACTCGAAGCAGTCAAACATCATCGACTACAAAGGAGACATCTTCATAAAAAATAAGCGGCAACTGGTGTTTGAAAAATTGGACATCAGCCTGTGGGACTATTTGCGGAATTCACAACAGCAATGCCACTGGAACACGTCCGCACAATTATTGAGCAGGtatgaccttctattgtctccttatatTTCTCTCCTTGAGTGGTGCTAG
- the LOC127535553 gene encoding uncharacterized protein LOC127535553: protein MIAIKRAAGDDFRYPSSRELTAMAQRLIVYYPMLRDRSAASGAEWESVKKQLLRRVQNVTTPKKKQGATPSRKRRLAISFESSSHGSPTDDSGSNASTLSLETSPQSGGTSPEAEQVDGPETTDSPQNQARHYKVLQELYKSKPRPNKKDVAQLLDLEYQARRAYIDSDVLKEHDRPTKILQAYPCFREVDHIMDELQRILNQGNPHFIPELKNRWKTFCEKIQFYGVFKKVMRPPLADKVKRGVAMMKALPDVFPSPIAPPKKLGHASEGILHILSLWKTPTLS, encoded by the exons ATGATCGCCATAAAGAGAGCTGCAGGGGATGACTTCCGATATCCAAGTAGCCGTGAGCTAACTGCGATGGCTCAGCGTCTGATTGTATACTACCCAATGCTGCGGGACAGGTCTGCAGCCAGTGGAGCTGAGTGG GAATCTGTGAAGAAGCAGCTTTTGAGAagggtccaaaatgtgacaacccCCAAAAAGAAGCAGGGAGCAACTCCTTCAAGAAAGAGGCGACTGGCCATCAGCTTTGAGAGCAGCAGCCATGGGTCACCCACTGATGACAGCGGGTCCAATGCTTCAACTTTGAGCTTGGAAACATCACCGCAGTCTGGAGGCACTTCCCCGGAGGCTGAACAGGTGGATG GGCCTGAAACTACTGACAGCCCACAGAACCAGGCCAGACACTACAAAGTTCTGCAGGAGCTATACAAATCCAAGCCCAGGCCCAACAAGAAGGATGTTGCCCAGCTGTTGGACCTGGAATACCAAGCAAGACGGGCTTACATCGACTCTGATGTTCTGAAGGAGCACGACAGACCTACCAAGATTCTTCAAGCATATCCCTGCTTCAGAGAAGTGGATCAT ataatggatgaactGCAGCGGATCCTCAATCAAGGAAACCCCCACTTCATACCTGAACTGAAGAACCGCTGGAAGACCTTTTGTGAGAAGATCCAGTTTTATGGCGTTTTCAAAAAAGTCATGAGACCTCCACTGGCTGATAAAG taaagcGAGGGGTTGCGATGATGAAAGCTTTGCCAGACGTCTTCCCATCACCCATTGCTCCACCCAAGAAGTTGGGGCATGCAAGTGAGGGCATTCTTCACATCTTGAg tctgtgGAAGACCCCAACGCTTTCCTGA